The proteins below are encoded in one region of Tautonia marina:
- the rpoB gene encoding DNA-directed RNA polymerase subunit beta, translating to MPYASSAQRITPLPPKNFGRIEDEYPIPDLTQIQTVSYARFLQADTAADKRTDSGLEGVFREIFPIESYDKQLKLEYIRYDLGKPRYDPDECRQLRLTFGRPLHVWLRLNKGETAVEESVYLGDMPIMIGGGEFIINGAERVVVSQLHRSPGVDFVVEIEASEKRLHACRIIPERGSWIELQVTKKDTLGVRIDQSGKFSAMTLLRAMDPRFSSDEAILSAFYESETISTTDKTAAQALEGRIACGDIVDPTTGEVLADSGSTISKALAQILVDNELGDIEVLKDARDPLILQSLQEDPTTDHESALLRIYQRLRPGNPPQLEKARELFNEKFFDTNRYRLGKVGRFRINRKFNQDVPEDRMILDAADYLNSIRYILNLRKGKGHVDDIDHLGNRRLRTIDELASDELRKGFLKLRRTVQERMNLKDAEDMTPRSLINPKSISAAIEYFFGRGELSQVVDQTNPLAQLTHERRLSALGPGGLNRKRAGFEVRDVHISHYGRICPIETPEGTNIGLISSLGIFGGVDEYGFLVSPYLKIDDGRRTKDVVLMRADEESEVYIAPSDAGTDAEGRLEGNVISRFQGDFVVVKPETVQYVDISPKQMVGVSAGLIPFLEHDDANRALMGSNMQRQAVPLLVAEPPIVATGLEHAVAQNSGMLIKAEQEGTVTFVDATKVVIDDTHVYKLRKYVGLNERTCLNQKPIVEVGQKVKPGTVLADGAATYLGELALGRNVLVGFMSWDGYNFEDAIIISERLVKDDVYTSIHIEEFEIEIRETKLGREEFTRDIPNVSEKALRNLDDNGIVRIGTYVKPGDILVGKVAPKSKSELTPEEKLLHAIFGRAGEDVKNDSLDVPSGVEGIVISTQRFSRRMSLSEDERKAFEKELKDVETIEGQRIADEYKAMISAMEEAIGGPIPDPETGKPLGREKDPIKLDEESQRLNIEKLDLRSPDVAREVRKIFRLHQPKIEALRDEKERKLNSMKRGDELPSGVLQMVKVYVATKRVISVGDKMAGRHGNKGVIAKILPVEDMPFLADGTAVDILLNPLGVPSRMNVGQILETHLGWAASKLGFQAVCPVFDGADESTIRQCLLDAGLPENGKAILYDGRTGEAFDQRVTVGYLYMLKLHHLVDDKIHARATGPYSLITQQPLGGKARFGGQRFGEMEVWALEAYGAAYILQELLTVKSDDVEGRTKIYESMVKGENTLEAGTPASFDVLTNEIRGLGLNMQLEKKRI from the coding sequence ATGCCCTACGCCAGCAGTGCCCAGCGGATCACCCCACTGCCTCCCAAGAATTTCGGCCGGATCGAGGACGAATACCCCATCCCCGATCTGACCCAGATCCAGACGGTCAGCTACGCCCGCTTCCTCCAGGCCGACACTGCCGCCGACAAGCGAACCGACTCGGGCCTCGAAGGCGTCTTCCGTGAAATCTTCCCCATCGAAAGCTACGACAAGCAGCTCAAGCTCGAATACATCCGCTACGACCTCGGCAAGCCCCGCTACGACCCCGACGAGTGCCGACAGCTCCGCCTGACCTTCGGCCGCCCCCTGCACGTCTGGCTCCGTCTGAACAAGGGGGAAACCGCCGTCGAGGAGTCGGTCTACCTCGGCGACATGCCGATCATGATCGGCGGCGGCGAGTTCATCATCAACGGCGCCGAGCGCGTCGTGGTCAGCCAGCTGCACCGCTCTCCCGGCGTCGACTTCGTCGTCGAGATCGAGGCCAGCGAGAAGCGCCTGCACGCCTGCCGCATCATCCCCGAGCGCGGGAGCTGGATCGAGCTTCAGGTCACCAAGAAAGACACCCTCGGCGTCCGGATCGACCAGTCCGGCAAGTTCTCGGCCATGACCCTCCTGCGGGCCATGGACCCCCGCTTCTCGTCCGACGAGGCCATCCTCTCGGCCTTCTACGAATCCGAAACGATCTCGACCACCGACAAGACCGCCGCCCAGGCCCTTGAAGGCCGGATCGCCTGCGGTGACATCGTCGATCCGACCACCGGTGAGGTCCTCGCCGATAGCGGCTCGACCATCTCCAAGGCTCTCGCCCAGATCCTCGTCGACAACGAGCTTGGCGACATTGAGGTCCTCAAGGACGCCCGCGACCCGCTCATCCTCCAGTCGCTCCAGGAAGACCCGACCACCGACCACGAGTCGGCCCTTCTGCGCATCTATCAGCGGCTCCGGCCGGGCAACCCGCCGCAGCTCGAAAAGGCCCGAGAGCTGTTCAACGAGAAGTTCTTCGACACCAACCGCTACCGCCTCGGCAAGGTCGGCCGCTTCCGGATCAACCGCAAGTTCAACCAGGACGTCCCCGAGGATCGGATGATCCTCGACGCGGCCGACTACCTGAACTCGATCCGCTACATCCTCAACCTCCGCAAGGGCAAGGGGCACGTCGACGACATCGACCACCTCGGCAACCGCCGCCTTCGGACCATCGACGAACTTGCCTCCGACGAGCTGCGCAAGGGGTTCCTCAAGCTCCGCCGCACGGTCCAGGAACGCATGAACCTCAAGGATGCTGAGGACATGACCCCTCGCTCCTTGATCAACCCGAAGTCGATCAGCGCGGCCATTGAGTACTTCTTCGGCCGGGGCGAGCTGTCGCAGGTCGTCGACCAGACCAACCCCCTGGCCCAGCTCACCCACGAACGCCGCCTTTCGGCCCTCGGCCCCGGCGGCCTGAACCGCAAGCGGGCCGGCTTCGAGGTTCGAGACGTTCACATCTCGCACTACGGCCGGATCTGCCCGATCGAGACCCCTGAAGGCACGAACATCGGCCTGATCAGCTCGCTCGGCATCTTCGGCGGCGTCGATGAGTACGGCTTCCTCGTCAGCCCCTACCTGAAGATCGACGACGGCCGACGCACCAAGGACGTCGTCCTGATGCGGGCCGACGAGGAGTCGGAAGTCTACATCGCCCCGTCCGACGCCGGAACCGACGCCGAGGGCCGCCTCGAAGGCAACGTCATCTCTCGCTTCCAGGGCGACTTCGTCGTGGTCAAGCCCGAGACGGTCCAGTACGTCGACATCAGCCCGAAGCAGATGGTCGGCGTCTCGGCCGGCCTCATCCCGTTCCTCGAACACGACGATGCCAACCGGGCCCTCATGGGCTCGAACATGCAGCGGCAGGCCGTCCCCTTGCTCGTCGCCGAGCCGCCGATCGTCGCCACCGGCCTCGAACACGCCGTCGCCCAGAACTCTGGCATGCTCATCAAGGCCGAGCAGGAAGGGACCGTCACCTTCGTCGACGCCACCAAGGTCGTCATCGACGACACCCACGTCTACAAGCTCCGCAAGTACGTCGGCCTCAACGAACGAACCTGCCTGAACCAGAAGCCGATCGTCGAGGTCGGCCAGAAGGTCAAGCCCGGCACCGTTCTGGCCGACGGCGCCGCCACGTACCTCGGCGAGCTGGCCCTGGGCCGCAACGTCCTCGTCGGCTTCATGTCCTGGGATGGCTACAACTTCGAAGACGCGATCATCATCTCCGAACGTCTCGTGAAGGACGACGTCTACACGTCGATCCATATCGAGGAGTTCGAGATCGAGATCCGCGAGACGAAGCTCGGCCGCGAGGAGTTCACCCGAGACATCCCGAACGTCTCCGAGAAGGCCCTCCGCAACCTCGACGACAACGGCATCGTCCGGATCGGCACCTACGTCAAGCCGGGCGACATCCTCGTCGGCAAGGTCGCGCCGAAGTCCAAGAGCGAACTGACCCCCGAGGAAAAACTCCTCCACGCCATCTTCGGCCGCGCCGGCGAAGACGTGAAGAACGACTCGCTCGACGTCCCCTCGGGCGTCGAAGGCATTGTCATCAGCACCCAGCGGTTCAGCCGCCGGATGAGCCTTTCCGAAGACGAGCGCAAGGCCTTCGAGAAAGAGCTGAAAGACGTCGAGACGATCGAGGGTCAGCGGATCGCCGACGAATACAAGGCCATGATCTCGGCCATGGAAGAGGCCATCGGCGGCCCGATCCCCGACCCCGAGACCGGCAAACCCCTCGGCCGCGAAAAAGACCCCATCAAGCTCGATGAGGAAAGCCAGCGGCTGAACATCGAGAAGCTCGACCTCCGCAGCCCCGACGTCGCCCGCGAAGTCCGCAAGATCTTCCGCCTCCACCAGCCGAAGATCGAGGCCCTCCGCGACGAAAAGGAACGCAAGCTCAATAGCATGAAGCGCGGCGACGAGCTGCCGTCCGGCGTCCTCCAGATGGTCAAGGTCTACGTCGCCACCAAGCGGGTCATCTCCGTCGGCGACAAGATGGCCGGCCGTCACGGCAACAAGGGCGTCATCGCCAAGATCCTCCCGGTCGAGGACATGCCCTTCCTGGCCGACGGCACGGCGGTCGACATCCTGCTCAACCCGCTCGGCGTTCCCAGCCGTATGAACGTCGGTCAGATTCTGGAAACCCACCTCGGCTGGGCCGCCAGCAAGCTCGGTTTCCAGGCCGTCTGCCCCGTCTTCGACGGCGCCGACGAATCGACCATCCGGCAGTGCCTGCTCGATGCCGGCCTGCCCGAGAACGGCAAGGCCATTCTCTACGACGGCCGTACCGGCGAGGCGTTCGACCAGCGCGTCACCGTCGGCTATCTGTACATGCTCAAGCTCCACCACCTCGTCGACGACAAGATCCACGCCCGAGCCACCGGCCCCTACAGCCTCATCACCCAGCAGCCGCTCGGTGGTAAGGCCCGCTTCGGCGGCCAGCGCTTCGGCGAGATGGAAGTCTGGGCCCTGGAAGCCTACGGCGCCGCCTACATCCTCCAGGAGCTCTTGACCGTCAAGTCCGACGACGTCGAAGGCCGGACCAAGATTTACGAATCAATGGTCAAGGGCGAGAACACCCTCGAAGCCGGCACCCCCGCCAGCTTCGACGTGCTCACCAACGAGATCCGCGGCCTAGGCTTGAACATGCAGCTCGAAAAGAAGCGGATCTGA
- the rplL gene encoding 50S ribosomal protein L7/L12, translated as MATADAPAREFADNIKNLGEEIVKLTVLEAKALGDYLEEVHGIKAAAAAVAAAPAAAAEAGPAAAEKTEFDVVLENAGAQKIQVIKVVRAATALGLKEAKELVDGAPKPIKTGISKEDAEKLKKELEDAGGTVSIK; from the coding sequence ATGGCCACTGCCGATGCCCCCGCCCGCGAATTCGCCGACAACATCAAGAACCTCGGCGAAGAGATCGTCAAGCTGACCGTCCTTGAAGCCAAGGCCCTGGGTGACTACCTCGAAGAGGTCCACGGCATCAAGGCCGCCGCTGCGGCCGTCGCCGCCGCCCCGGCCGCCGCCGCCGAGGCCGGCCCCGCCGCCGCCGAGAAGACCGAGTTCGACGTCGTCCTGGAAAACGCCGGCGCCCAGAAGATCCAGGTCATCAAGGTCGTCCGCGCCGCCACCGCCCTGGGCCTCAAGGAAGCCAAGGAACTGGTCGACGGCGCCCCGAAGCCGATCAAGACCGGCATCTCCAAGGAAGACGCCGAGAAGCTCAAGAAGGAACTCGAAGACGCTGGCGGCACCGTCAGCATCAAGTGA
- the rplJ gene encoding 50S ribosomal protein L10 has protein sequence MSKYVKELMMDQLRRDLDGTRSVLLLDLGGLDAISETQLRNDLRKKSIRIKVLKNTLAGRIFDELGLGGLRQYLSGPSVAAWGGEGVAELAKEISAQVKKLEKPKIKGGAVDGVIISPDQVADITKLPSREELIGRAVALALAPVQRVVSLANAPAAGLAGQLKAIADAEGSGDAPADAEAPAEG, from the coding sequence ATGAGCAAGTACGTCAAAGAGCTGATGATGGACCAGCTCCGTCGCGACCTTGACGGGACGCGATCGGTCCTGCTGCTGGACCTCGGCGGCCTGGACGCCATCAGCGAAACCCAGCTCCGGAACGACCTTCGCAAGAAGTCGATCCGCATCAAGGTGCTCAAGAACACCCTGGCCGGTCGAATCTTCGACGAGCTCGGCCTCGGCGGCCTTCGCCAGTACCTCAGCGGCCCCAGCGTGGCCGCCTGGGGCGGGGAAGGGGTCGCCGAACTGGCCAAGGAGATCTCGGCCCAGGTCAAGAAACTCGAGAAGCCGAAGATCAAGGGCGGTGCCGTCGACGGCGTGATCATCTCGCCCGACCAGGTCGCCGACATTACCAAGCTGCCGAGCCGCGAAGAACTGATCGGACGGGCCGTGGCCCTCGCCCTCGCCCCCGTTCAGCGCGTCGTCAGCCTGGCCAATGCCCCGGCCGCCGGCCTCGCCGGACAGCTCAAGGCCATCGCCGACGCCGAAGGTTCGGGCGATGCCCCGGCCGACGCCGAAGCCCCTGCCGAAGGCTGA